From Pectinophora gossypiella chromosome 16, ilPecGoss1.1, whole genome shotgun sequence, one genomic window encodes:
- the LOC126373890 gene encoding 39S ribosomal protein L41, mitochondrial: MSKIIPLIQLISKRTISVSAPREGKRNFRKFVVANKRGSRLHKQKQNSLNPELPVDKRGVRDTGYILNGRFVTVPEMIPELIVPDLKGCDLKPYVSYKAADVIQSEFTPQQLFDAVYSKKIVTDFKQGKLDKDGKPLEPSEDEKLEPEEAVARAKRTGSDIF, from the coding sequence ATGTCGAAAATTATTCCGTTAATTCAGTTGATATCAAAGCGAACCATTTCTGTGTCAGCACCAAGGGAAGGGAAAAGAAATTTCCGTAAATTTGTGGTTGCAAATAAGAGAGGGAGCAGATTGCATAAACAGAAGCAAAACAGTTTGAATCCAGAGTTGCCTGTCGATAAACGAGGAGTGCGAGACACGGGATACATCCTGAACGGCCGCTTCGTCACTGTCCCCGAGATGATCCCGGAACTTATCGTACCGGACCTCAAAGGTTGTGATCTAAAACCCTATGTTTCCTACAAAGCGGCAGATGTTATACAAAGCGAATTTACTCCGCAACAGCTTTTTGACGCGGTATATAGCAAGAAAATTGTCACAGattttaaacaaggaaagttaGACAAAGATGGAAAGCCTCTTGAGCCATCAGAGGATGAAAAATTGGAGCCTGAAGAAGCTGTAGCCAGAGCAAAGAGAACAGGCTCTGATATTTTTTAG
- the LOC126373790 gene encoding 1,4-alpha-glucan-branching enzyme, with protein MGGNYSAMDPMDVPVPDLEKLFERDGYLKPYEREIRRRYGCFKDLWQRMESWEGGVQGFTQGYKYYGPQFHSNGSVTWREWAPGAHSIHLQGDFNGWNSKSHAFKKLEYGKWELHIPPNADGACALKHGGRVQIIVNDHLYRISPWASYVKPHEGFTYQQFIYKPDQPYKFKNQKVKKPASLKIYESHVGIATTEGRVGTYKEFMDNVLPRIKKQGYNAIQLMAIMEHAYYASFGYQVTSFFAASSRYGTPCELKQLIDKAHEMGLYVLLDVVHSHASKNTLDGLNEFDGTNACYFHDGPRGTHSLWDSRLFNYSETEVLRFLLSNLRWYQEEYQFDGFRFDGVTSMLYHSRGIGEGFSGHYDEYYGLNVDTEALVYLMLANEIVHTLDDRAITIAEDVSGMPATCRPVNEGGTGFDYRLGMAIPDMWIKLLKEERDEDWKMGHIVHTLTNRRWKEGTVAYAESHDQALVGDKTIAFWLMDAAMYTHMSTLSEPSPVVERGLALHCMIRLITHSLAGEAYLNFIGNEFGHPEWLDFPRAGNNSSYHYARRQWNLVDDDLLKYKFLNNFDKDMNDLEERYGWLRADPGYVSCKHEGDKVIAFERAGLLFVFNFHPYQSFTDYRVGVNVAGKYKAVLCSDSKRYGGFGRVEPDGDEHLTQDMPWGNRNDSIQVYIPCRTAIIYALVN; from the exons ATGGGTGGTAATTATTCCGCTATGGATCCGATGGACGTACCAGTCCCCGACTTAGAGAAATTATTCGAAAGGGACGGCTATTTAAAACCCTACGAACGCGAAATACGTCGCAG ATATGGGTGCTTCAAAGACCTGTGGCAGCGTATGGAGTCGTGGGAGGGCGGAGTTCAGGGTTTCACGCAGGGGTACAAGTACTACGGGCCACAGTTCCACAGCAACGGCTCCGTGACATGGCGTGAGTGGGCCCCGGGCGCGCACTCCATCCATCTGCAGGGAGACTTCA ATGGCTGGAACTCAAAGAGCCACGCGTTCAAAAAGCTAGAATATGGCAAATGGGAGCTGCACATTCCGCCTAACGCCGACGGCGCATGCGCGTTGAAACATGGCGGACGAGTGCAGATCATCGTCAACGACCATCTCTACAGGATATCGCCTTGGGCAAGCTACGTTAAACCTCACGAAGGGTTCACATATCAACAGTTCATTTATAAACCTGatcaa CCGTACAAATTCAAGAACCAGAAAGTAAAAAAGCCCGCTTCTCTCAAAATCTACGAGAGCCATGTTGGTATCGCCACTACTGAGGGTAGAGTCGGCACGTACAAGGAATTCATGGATAATGTCCTGCCCAGGATAAAGAAACAAG GATACAATGCCATTCAGCTGATGGCCATAATGGAGCACGCGTATTATGCGTCGTTCGGGTATCAAGTGACCAGCTTCTTTGCGGCCAGCAG CCGCTACGGCACGCCCTGTGAGCTGAAGCAACTCATCGACAAAGCTCACGAGATGGGCCTGTACGTGCTACTGGACGTGGTCCACTCTCACGCCTCCAAGAACACGCTGGACGGACTCAACGAGTTCGACGGCACCAACGCGTGCTACTTCCACGACGGGCCGCGCGGCACACACTCGCTGTGGGACAGCCGCCTCTTTAACTACTCTGA AACGGAGGTGTTGAGATTCCTGCTATCCAATCTCCGGTGGTATCAGGAGGAGTATCAGTTCGATGGATTCAG attCGACGGCGTCACATCCATGTTGTACCACAGTCGCGGCATCGGCGAAGGCTTCTCAGGTCACTACGACGAGTACTACGGGCTAAACGTGGACACTGAGGCGCTGGTCTACCTCATGCTGGCCAACGAGATCGTTCATACCCTCGACGATAGGGCTATCACTATTGCTGAG GATGTATCAGGCATGCCAGCGACATGCAGACCAGTGAACGAAGGCGGCACCGGGTTCGACTACCGGCTGGGCATGGCCATCCCGGACATGTGGATCAAGCTACTGAAGGAGGAACGCGACGAGGACTGGAAGATGGGCCATATCGTGCACACCCTCACCAACAGGCGCTGGAAGGAGGGCACTGTCGCCTATGCTGAGAGCCACGACCAG GCGCTGGTAGGCGACAAAACTATCGCGTTTTGGCTGATGGACGCGGCGATGTATACTCACATGAGCACCCTCTCCGAGCCCAGCCCCGTGGTGGAGCGCGGCCTGGCGCTGCACTGCATGATCAGGCTCATCACGCACTCGCTGGCCGGGGAGGCGTACCTCAACTTCATTG GTAACGAATTCGGCCACCCAGAGTGGCTGGATTTCCCCCGCGCCGGCAACAACTCCTCGTACCACTACGCGCGCCGCCAGTGGAACCTGGTTGATGACGACCTGCTCAAATACAAGTTCCTCAACAATTTCGACAAGGACATGAATGACCTTGAAGAGAGATACGGGTGGCTGAGGGCGGACCCT GGGTACGTGTCATGCAAGCACGAAGGGGACAAGGTGATCGCGTTCGAGCGAGCTGGCCTGCTATTCGTCTTCAACTTCCACCCCTACCAGAGCTTCACCGACTACAGGGTCGGAGTCAACGTAGCTGGCAAATATAAG gCGGTGCTTTGTTCGGACAGTAAGAGATACGGCGGATTTGGTCGCGTGGAGCCCGATGGTGACGAACACCTCACGCAGGACATGCCTTGGGGCAACAGGAATGATTCTATACAG gTATACATCCCTTGCCGCACTGCTATTATTTATGCActtgttaattaa
- the LOC126373797 gene encoding glutathione S-transferase C-terminal domain-containing protein homolog, producing the protein MANTVYLEVYTTYEDYLKSSTVELPLVSFITYSIYKYCSPEEVILKFVPVMKLAKDSLKLNCTDDILFENASNLLWQVSSCVYPVVLYDDTVITGLCAVARHISKYRSSIRSPHEHEEGLLGFRKTCLQAPNEVSTWTKLCEVDVIKTVKEVLSMNELHEVPENIVRFENHLSKPVRVHNVYKIARDIKKETLKAKNKNEEVVIKEMSEATAKKTRVRKTRKWKSKAKKELLIDSSTKIEDLDLSHQFAEGPFLTLADIVLLPSYYILIQSLGESIFDTQLPLTYKWYKNIMDIPEVKVLSKVLNGLQCKPLLIQDVVVPCAPKIHNPKKRLFTKEEDIENALSTLMDGMALEVISNEFENRINWSEIPDGANPSAGHLPDERQARKSWQLENLALAVLEIAKEEDLIVDFCSGSGHLGILIAYLLPKCTILLLENKEQSLLRARKRVHDMGLKNVYFFQCNLDFFIGKFDIGIALHACGIASDLVLDKCLKANAKFVLCPCCYGSLHATDRLAYPRSNLFKNISIDQYLCIGHAADQTHEEHPLTVRGAKCMAIIDSDRGRLAEEFGYKVTLSRLKPLSCTPKNNLLVGIPS; encoded by the coding sequence ATGGCAAATACGGTATACCTCGAAGTATATACAACTTATGAAGATTATCTGAAATCTTCTACAGTAGAGCTGCCCTTGGTTTCATTCATAACATACTCAATTTACAAGTATTGTTCTCCTGAAGAAGTAATTTTGAAATTCGTTCCTGTGATGAAATTAGCAAAGGATTCATTGAAATTGAATTGTACAGACGACATACTATTCGAAAACGCGAGTAATCTGCTATGGCAAGTGTCATCTTGTGTATATCCAGTTGTTTTGTACGATGATACAGTTATAACAGGTCTTTGTGCCGTTGCCAGACATATTTCCAAATATCGGTCCTCCATCCGATCTCCACACGAACACGAAGAAGGTTTACTCGGTTTTCGTAAAACTTGCTTACAAGCTCCGAATGAGGTATCAACATGGACCAAGTTGTGTGAAGTAGATGTAATTAAAACAGTGAAGGAAGTTCTAAGCATGAATGAGTTGCATGAAGTGCCTGAAAACATTGTCCGTTTCGAAAACCATTTAAGTAAACCAGTGCGAGTGCATAATGTGTACAAAATAGCAAGAGATATCAAAAAGGAAACTCttaaagcaaaaaataaaaatgaggaagTTGTTATAAAAGAAATGTCAGAAGCAACTGCAAAAAAGACAAGGGTGCGTAAAACAAGAAAGTGGAAGTCTAAAGCGAAGAAGGAACTCCTAATTGACAGTTCAACTAAGATTGAAGATCTAGATTTGAGCCATCAATTTGCAGAAGGACCATTTCTGACTCTAGCTGACATAGTTTTGTTGCCTtcctattatattttaattcagTCACTAGGAGAATCAATCTTTGATACTCAGTTGCCTCTGACATACAAATGGTACAAAAATATTATGGATATTCCTGAAGTAAAAGTTTTAAGTAAAGTACTAAATGGACTGCAGTGCAAGCCCTTATTAATCCAAGATGTAGTTGTACCATGTGCCCCAAAAATTCACAACCCAAAAAAGAGATTGTTCACAAAAGAGGAAGACATAGAAAATGCTTTAAGTACATTGATGGATGGAATGGCATTGGAAGTTATTAgcaatgaatttgaaaatagaattaatTGGAGTGAAATTCCTGATGGAGCGAATCCATCTGCTGGACATTTGCCTGATGAGAGACAAGCAAGAAAGTCATGGCAGCTGGAGAACTTAGCTTTAGCTGTACTTGAGATAGCTAAAGAAGAAGATTTGATTGTAGATTTTTGCAGTGGCAGTGGACATTTAGGAATACTTATTGCCTATTTACTTCCTAAATGCACTATTTTATTGTTGGAGAATAAAGAGCAATCACTCCTTAGAGCTAGGAAAAGAGTTCATGACATGGGTTTGAAGAATGTTTACTTTTTCCAGTGCAATTTGGATTTCTTCATAGGAAAGTTTGACATAGGAATTGCACTACATGCCTGTGGTATAGCAAGTGATTTAGTGCTGGATAAGTGTTTGAAGGCCAATGCCAAGTTTGTGCTGTGCCCATGTTGCTATGGGTCTCTTCATGCCACCGACAGATTGGCCTACCCAAGGAGTAATTTGTTCAAGAACATTTCCATTGATCAGTATCTGTGCATTGGCCATGCAGCTGATCAAACTCATGAAGAACACCCATTAACAGTGAGAGGAGCAAAGTGTATGGCAATTATAGACTCCGATCGTGGCAGATTAGCAGAAGAATTTGGCTACAAAGTTACTCTGTCTAGGCTTAAACCTCTATCATGCACTCCCAAGAATAACCTACTCGTCGGTATCCCATCATGA
- the LOC126373888 gene encoding guided entry of tail-anchored proteins factor 1-like, whose protein sequence is MLEVINGFLLAYFMILCILSALVPQLGRTIAGCYSRPSSEERMIWGEIVKLKAEQKNVSMKDEFAAYSKLQRKINKLENHLKDNSQSRRTKSLAIKGSVLIILQVVMGLLIVASVIWFRREPIVVLKGDLFPLTTVLSYPSDMPNAISTHMWVLISNVSVRSLLRPVTS, encoded by the exons ATGTTGGAGGTTATAAATGGATTTCTGTTAGCATACTTCATGATCTTGTGCATTCTTAGCGCATTGGTGCCTCAGTTGGGAAGAACA ATTGCAGGCTGCTATTCTAGACCATCCAGTGAGGAGCGTATGATTTGGGGCGAAATTGTGAAGCTCAAAGCCGAGCAGAAGAATGTATCCATGAAAGACGAATTTGCTGCCTATTCAAAACTTCAGCGAAAGATAAACAAACTTGAGAATCATCTTAAAGACAACTCACAGTCTCGGAGGACCAAGAGTCTCGCCATCAAAGGATCCGTTCTTATTATCCTACAAGTAGTCATGGGCTTGTTGATAGTCGCCTCGGTTATTTGGTTCAGAAGAGAGCCAATAGTAGTACTGAAAGGAGACTTATTCCCTCTTACAACTGTCCTCAGCTATCCAAGTGACATGCCAAATGCTATTTCAACACACATGTGGGTGTTAATTTCTAATGTTTCTGTTAGATCACTGCTTCGGCCTGTAACCTCCTGA